The genome window CGCCGATGCGCGCAAGCGGGAACGCGAGAGCCGCATCGCCCTCGAAGAAGCACAGAAGGCCCTCGGAACGGACGTCCCGCCCGTCTCGCCGACCGAGCCCGCCGCCGGCTGGCAGCAGCGTGCCCTGGTCGCCCGCGGTGGCCCCACCGAGGCGAGGACGCAGCCCGCGCCGGAGGTCGCCGCACCGAGCGAGGCCCGCGAACAGACGCCCGCCGAGCCGTCGGCGCCTCCGACCCTCGATCCCGAGGAAACCCTTCGCGCGCTCGGACGGGAGCTCCGCCTGGTCCGCGCGGAGAACCGCGAACGCGAATCGACCCTCGCCCTCGCACGGGAGAAGACCCGGCGTCAACACGAGGAGATCGAACGACTCCGAACGGCCCTCGCCGAGGGCGACCGCGCCGATGGATCCGGACCTTCCGCCAACGAGACGACGGCGTCCGCAGCGCTCGCGCCGGCCGGCGAAGACACCACCGTGCGTGCACTCGACGGCGACGACTCCCGGGCGCTCGCCGCACGGGTCACGGCGCTCGAAGCCGAGCTCGCAGAACGCGACGCGGAGACGGCCCGACTCGACGCGGCACTCGCGCAGGCGCGGGCCCTGGACACCCAGCGGCGTGAGCGGATCGATGCGCTGCAGGATCGCCTCGAAGCCCAGGATCGCGCCCTCGACGCCGCGCGCCGTGAGTACGAGCTGGAGCGCCAGCGCCATACTCGCAGCCGAGGCCTGATCACGCGGCTGCGCACGACGCTGTCGGCGGCCGTCCCGGACGAGTCGTTCGCCGAGGACGACGACCCGATCGCGCTCGACGCGACGGCCGTCTCCGATTCTCGATCGATGGGCACACGCGACCTCGCCCCGGAGCCCACGAACGCCCCGCCCGCTCTCCGGTCGGACGACGAACCGACGAGCGACATCGACACAGCGGTGATCGATCGCGCCGACCTGTCCGCCCGGGACACAGCGGTGATCGATCGCGCCGGCGTAATCGCCCGGGACACCGAGCAGCGACGAGCGGACGTCCGTCTCTTCGACGACTGGCTCGACGATCAGGTCCGACGACACTTCGGCCCCATGGGCATCGACCAGCTGAGCGATCTGATGATCGCCCCACTCGCTCGCCGCGGCGCCGAGGCGGACGGGGGCGCGACGATCCTGCTCCTCGGACGGAACGGCTGGCTCCGCGCGGCCGGCCTCGCCGAAGCCCTCGTCGTGGGCAGCGCCGAGCCCATCACGATCCACGTGGCCGATCCGGTGGGCAGCCCCGACGACCTCGCGATCGACTCGGATTCACCGCTGCGCGACCTGCTGGTTCCGACGCCGGCGCCCGCCGACCCGGAGGCCCTCGCGTCGCTCCTGGACGCGCTTCGACCCGCACTCGTCGTGTCCCACTCGCACCTCTCGAACGAAGCCTCGCCCGATGCCTGGCTCGCCGTCCTCGAGGACGCGGTCGCGCGGCAGACGGCGCTGCTCTTCGTCGAATCCACCGGCGTCGGCGACGTTCCGGCACCGGAGGAGGTGCGGGCCGTCGGTGACCGGATCTGGTCCCTGCTCCCCGAGCGCTACGCGCTCCGCCCCGGAGACGACGTGCCCTTGCCGACCTGGTCGGCGGCATTCGAGCAGGCCTCCAAGGACCTCGCCAACGGACTCTTCGAGGCCCTGCGCAGTCGCTTCCGGCCCGAGCTCTCGGCCCGCTTCGGATTCCTCGTCGCGCCCTTCCTCCACGCCGGACTCGCCGCGAACTTCGACGTCGCGGCCGAACGCGATCGACGTTTCCTCGAGCAGGTCGCCGATCTCGACGAGCGGCGGATCGAGGCCGGCGAAGCCCCGGCGCTGCACGCCATCGCCCTCGTCGACCCGTTGGCCGAGGCCTGAGCGCTCCGTCGATTCCGAAGGGGTGTGCGCGCCCCGTCGCGACGGCTACACACTCCCCATGCCCGAGCACGACCCGAGCCAACGTGGCCCGCACCCCGTCGGCGTGATCCAGACCCGGATCGCCTCGACCGACGATCCGATCGATCCTCGGCGCGTGCTCCCGACCGAGATCTGGTATCCCGCACGGGCCGGCGTGCGTGAACGCGACGACGGCGTGCATCCGCTCGGACTGCCCCACCGCGCAACGACGGACCTCACCCCGCTCGCCGACGCGGCGCTCCCCCTCGTGGTCTTCTCCCACGGCAACTCCGGTCTCCGGCAGCAGTCGACGTTCCTGATGACCCACCTCGCGAGCCACGGCTTCGTCGTCGCCGCTCCGGATCACGTGGGCAACACCTTCGACGAGATGCTCGCGCTCGAGACCGAAGAGCAGCGCAAGGAGGTCCACCTCCGCGCGCGCAGCCAGCGTCCGAGCGACATCGCCCGCGTGATCGCAGCCCTCGTCGACGACCGGATCGAGGCCGACCGACGGCCCGCGATCGATCCGGACCGGATCGGTGTCGCCGGCCACTCCTACGGTGGGTGGACGGCCCTCAAGGTCCCCGCCCGAGACCCACGTGTACGCAGCGTGTGCTGTCTCGCGCCGGTGGCCGAGCCCTTCGTGGGCCGACGCGCCTTCGACGAGGGCGAGCTGCCGCTCCCGACCGACGTCGCGACGCTCGTGCTCGCCGCTGAGGACGACGTCCTGGTCGATCGTCGCGAGACGATCGAGCCTCTCTTTGCGCGCCTCGGAGACCATGCCCGGATCGACTGGCTCGACCGGGCGGACCACTTCCATTTCTGCGACGGCGTCGAGTTCCTCCACAAGGTCCACGAGAACACGCCGCGCCCCAACCTGCCGCGGCCACCGCGCCCGGTCGCGGAGCTTCGCCGCGAGGCGGAGACCCACGCGTGGCTGAACGAGCGGGTCGCGCGCTTCTTCTACGGGTCGCTCGCGGGCGACCGCGCCGCGACGAAGTCGGGAGACGCAGCAGCATGAACGGCAAGACCTGCATCGTGACCGGCGGCACCTCCGGAATCGGCGAAGCCTCCGCCCTCGCCCTGGCCGAGCAGGGGGCGGACCTCGCGATCGTGTGTCGATCCGAGGAGCGCGGACGCGCCACCCGGGACCGGATCGAGGCGGCGACCGGCCGGGACTGCGTTCGGCTCTTCTACGCGGACCTCCAGCGCCTCGACGACGTGCGCCGCGTCGCCGCGGAGCTCGACTCTGCCCTCGGCCGGATCGACGTCCTGCTGAACAACGCGGCGGTCACGATGCTCCGGCGCGAGGAGACGGCGGACGGACACGAGATGACCTTCGGCGTCAACCATCTCGCGCCCTTCCTGCTGACCCACGACCTGCTCCCGCGGATCGTCGAGACGCCGGGCGCCCGGATCGTGAACGTCGCCTCCGGCGCACACAAGTTCGCGGCCTTCGACCTCGAGGATCTGCAGAGCGAGCGGAGCTACTCGGCGATGCGCGTCTACGGCGCCTCGAAGCTCTGCAACATGCTCTTCACGACCGAGCTGGCCCGGCGCCTCGACGGACGCGACGTGGGCGTCTGGTCGCTCCACCCCGGCGCGGTCTCGACGCGCCTCGGGGCGAACAACGGCGGGATCGCCAAGCTCCTGCTCCCCTTCCTCTCGCTCTTCTTCAAGACGCCTGCTCAGGGGGCCCGCACGTCGGTTTTCCTCTGTTCGGAGCCCGAGGTCGGCGCGCCGAACGGCAGCTATTTCATCGACGAACGTCCCGCGAAGACCTCCGCACTCGCACGAGACGAAGATACGGCCCGACGTCTCTGGGCCGAGAGCGAACGCCTCGTCGGTCTCGACGTCGGCGCCCCCTGGTACTGACTGACGCGCCGCGCGGAGCACGCGCCCCCGACGACTGGAGACCCCGATGGCCATGAGAGAGCTCGACGTACCGGTCGAGCGATGCACGTATCCCGGTAGCGAGGGGCTCACCCTCGTCGGCGACGCGTTCGGCGACGCCGCGAACCCGCCGGCCCTGCTCTTCCACGGCGGCGGACAGACACGCCATTCCTGGGCCGGCACGGCCGTGCGACTCGCCCAGGCGGGCTGGTACGCCGTCTCTGTCGACCTCCGCGGACACGGCGAGAGCGGGTGGGACCCCGAAGGCGCCTACCGCTCGACGGGATTTCGCGACGACGTGATCGAGGTGGCCCGAAGCTTCGATCAGCCCGCGCTGATCGGCGCCTCCCTCGGTGGGATCTCCTCGCTCCTCGCGGTCCACGAGGCCGGCAACGCGCTGGCGCGTGCGTTGGTGCTCGTCGACATCGCGACCCGCATGGAGCAGAGCGGTGCCGACCGCATCATGAACTTCATGAAGGACGGCCTCGAAGGCTTCGACACCCTGGAAGACGTCGCCGATGCGGTCGCCGCCTACAACCCGCACCGCCCGCGCCCCAAGGACGTCTCCGGCCTCGAGAAGAACCTTCGCAAGGGCGACGACGGTCGTTGGCACTGGCACTGGGACCCGGCCTTCATGAGTCCGAGCAGCGACGGCGACGGCAAGCTCGTCAGCCAGCAGTTCCTCGACGCAGCCGCAGCGAGTCTGACCCTCCCGACCCTGCTCGTCCGCGGAAAGATGTCCGACCTCCTCTCCGAAGAAGGCGCGAAGACCTTCCTCGAACAGGTCCCCCACGCCGAGTTCGCCGACGTCTCGGGCGCCGGCCACATGGTCGCCGGCGACAAGAACGACGCCTTCAGCGACGCCGTCCTGGCCTTCCTCGCAAGGACGCTCCGCCAATGAACGCGCCGCTGTCGCTCGTCCGCCGTTCGCGGCCCGTGGACGTCCGCAGTGGATGGCTCGCCCCGTAGGCGGGGCGTGTCCGCATCCCGCGCCAAGTGCTGACCATACGACCCACTGAATACCCTGGCGGCTGGGCTGCGCTTGATTCCACTGCGGCCGCCCCCGAGCCACTCACTCCCGCCGAAGCAAGACGACACGCCCCAGCTCCGCGTTCGATCGAGAAAACCGAGCACGCGCGTATCCCCTGCGAGCAACCCCATCCGAGGGAGCGAGGCGGGGTGTCTCGCGGCGAAATAAAGCGCAGGCCCGCACTCCATTCCCGCTAGCGGGTCGGACGACCAGCTAGTGAGACGAGATCGAAGACGCCCCGCCTACGAAGGCCGAGCCATTCGCCGCGGGGCGCACCGTCTCGCGACCGCGGCTGGGCCTCCATCGGCCGACGGATGCGCGCGTCGAAACCCCGCCATTCGCCGCGGGGCGCACCGTCTCGCGACCGTGGCACCGCGCTCAACGGCCGACGGATGCGCGCGGCTAGTCCGCCGCGCGGAGCGGCGTCGGATGTCCGAAGAGCCAGCCCTGACCGAAACGGATCCCGAGGCGCCCGAGCATCTCGAGCTCTTCCAGCGTGTCGAGGCCCTCGCCGATCACCTGGGCGCCCATCTTGTCCGCGAGCTGGAGGACGGCGGAGAGCACGTCCTGACGCGCCGGGTCCTGGTCGACACCGGAGACCATCGCGCGATCGATCTTGATGTAGTCGGGCTCCACCTCGAGGAGCTCCTCGAGTCCCGCGTAGCCGGCGCCCGTATCGTCGAGGGCGAACTGGAAGCCGAGGCTGCGGTAGTAGTCGCGCATCTCCTTGAACGCCGCGAAGCTGCGGATCGATTCCTGCTCGGAGATCTCGAAAACGACGTCGGTCGGGGCGAGCTGTCGCTTCTGGAGCGTCTCGATCAACCGATCCTCACGGAAGTTCGGATCGTGGATCGTGGTCGGGCGGATGTTCAGGAAGAGCTTGGTGCCCGCCGGGAAGTCGACGGCACCGCGCAACCCGCTCTCGCGACAGACGCAGTCGAGCTCGAAGACGAGGCCGTGCTCCTCCGCCGCGCCGAAGAGCGCCACGGGCGAGTGGAACCGAGAGCCCTCGGCGCCGCGCGCGAGAGCCTCGTAGCCGTAGACCGTCCGCGACTCGACCTCGACGATCGGTTCGTAGACGGAGTAGATGCGGTGGTCGAGGATCGTCTCGAGAAGATCGTGACGCACCTCGCGACGCTGGGCTTCGACGGCGAACGCGCAGTCACGTCGGGCCTCGTCGATCAGCCGACGCAGCTGGGTCGCGAGGCCGAACTGGGGATTCCGCAGCTCGACCGCGATGCCGGTCGGCAAGCGCACGCCGCCCCGCTGGTACGGATAGAAGACCTGCTGGCCGTCGGACTGCAGTGCGCGCTCGAGCTCCTGACGGAATCCGGGCATTTCGGTCCGGAAGAAGCCGGCGCTGCCCTCCCTGCGAAAGAGCAGGACCATGATCTCGTCGTAGCCGGGCTCGGCGAGACAGACCGCGAAGTCGGTCCGCAGGCGTTCTTCGGCGACCTCCTGGACGCGCGCGTGGAGTGCATCGAGGCAGCGCACCCGCGCCTCCTCCCCGTGGCGACGCTCGACCTCCGCGATCATCGGTGCGCCGACGACGACGAGGCCGACGGCCCCCGCAGCCTCGAATCGCTCGCCGAACTCGGCGAAGCGGAGGCTCACGTCGAGGGCGTCACCGGAGGGGGTCGTGCCGCTCGGTCGCTGTGTCGGTCGGTCGGAGTCCAGAGTCGAAGCCATGGTTCCGGATCGGCCATCTGCGCCGCGGTGTTGAGCGTTCCTTGCGGTCGGGACGCCGGGACGCGGCCTCAGGCGGCGGCCTCGAGGCG of bacterium contains these proteins:
- a CDS encoding alpha/beta hydrolase, whose translation is MAMRELDVPVERCTYPGSEGLTLVGDAFGDAANPPALLFHGGGQTRHSWAGTAVRLAQAGWYAVSVDLRGHGESGWDPEGAYRSTGFRDDVIEVARSFDQPALIGASLGGISSLLAVHEAGNALARALVLVDIATRMEQSGADRIMNFMKDGLEGFDTLEDVADAVAAYNPHRPRPKDVSGLEKNLRKGDDGRWHWHWDPAFMSPSSDGDGKLVSQQFLDAAAASLTLPTLLVRGKMSDLLSEEGAKTFLEQVPHAEFADVSGAGHMVAGDKNDAFSDAVLAFLARTLRQ
- a CDS encoding alpha/beta fold hydrolase, translating into MPEHDPSQRGPHPVGVIQTRIASTDDPIDPRRVLPTEIWYPARAGVRERDDGVHPLGLPHRATTDLTPLADAALPLVVFSHGNSGLRQQSTFLMTHLASHGFVVAAPDHVGNTFDEMLALETEEQRKEVHLRARSQRPSDIARVIAALVDDRIEADRRPAIDPDRIGVAGHSYGGWTALKVPARDPRVRSVCCLAPVAEPFVGRRAFDEGELPLPTDVATLVLAAEDDVLVDRRETIEPLFARLGDHARIDWLDRADHFHFCDGVEFLHKVHENTPRPNLPRPPRPVAELRREAETHAWLNERVARFFYGSLAGDRAATKSGDAAA
- a CDS encoding EAL domain-containing protein, encoding MASTLDSDRPTQRPSGTTPSGDALDVSLRFAEFGERFEAAGAVGLVVVGAPMIAEVERRHGEEARVRCLDALHARVQEVAEERLRTDFAVCLAEPGYDEIMVLLFRREGSAGFFRTEMPGFRQELERALQSDGQQVFYPYQRGGVRLPTGIAVELRNPQFGLATQLRRLIDEARRDCAFAVEAQRREVRHDLLETILDHRIYSVYEPIVEVESRTVYGYEALARGAEGSRFHSPVALFGAAEEHGLVFELDCVCRESGLRGAVDFPAGTKLFLNIRPTTIHDPNFREDRLIETLQKRQLAPTDVVFEISEQESIRSFAAFKEMRDYYRSLGFQFALDDTGAGYAGLEELLEVEPDYIKIDRAMVSGVDQDPARQDVLSAVLQLADKMGAQVIGEGLDTLEELEMLGRLGIRFGQGWLFGHPTPLRAAD
- a CDS encoding SDR family oxidoreductase, whose protein sequence is MNGKTCIVTGGTSGIGEASALALAEQGADLAIVCRSEERGRATRDRIEAATGRDCVRLFYADLQRLDDVRRVAAELDSALGRIDVLLNNAAVTMLRREETADGHEMTFGVNHLAPFLLTHDLLPRIVETPGARIVNVASGAHKFAAFDLEDLQSERSYSAMRVYGASKLCNMLFTTELARRLDGRDVGVWSLHPGAVSTRLGANNGGIAKLLLPFLSLFFKTPAQGARTSVFLCSEPEVGAPNGSYFIDERPAKTSALARDEDTARRLWAESERLVGLDVGAPWY